A genomic segment from Salvelinus alpinus chromosome 8, SLU_Salpinus.1, whole genome shotgun sequence encodes:
- the LOC139582683 gene encoding CLOCK-interacting pacemaker-like — translation MSSTKRKAEGHTRNMGKLRTMKSGSSRTDSERDSGFSDASTIDPTDSEGSSHSVSKREVQRPGSVLGAQSSQLAVVGGSYSNMPPMIIQQPQVVFLQPVVSHCTTSNPKEASSKHRRPKKFLPILRSYPKIAPHPGDSSNSSGRGSSCSSSSGSERGGLSSSHRERHHNHRDKQQKQQSGSSSSGSSGSSTLSFPPPTSSLSPSPQRRLALSFTDSSACSSPARPSPAVSRSEYTPAPSLTVTPSHTLNFEHPEKLKSQPLSLPKHAATTDNGDGDDHDIKRKRFCNTYNILSKSGLLDITLRTKDLLRQNRRTQGDLDRLKEHTNLFLQALQTGDTSIWSKLQTSLQEEEKEAEEKGKGSGQQSILKADTD, via the exons ATGAGTAGTACCAAAAGGAAAGCAGAGGGGCACACTAGGAACATGGGCAAACTACGAACCATGAAGTCTGGAAGCTCCAGAACAGACTCAGAGAGAGACTCTGGCTTCTCAG ATGCCAGCACCATAGACCCGACAGATTCTGAGGGCTCATCGCACTCGGTGTCCAAGAGAGAAGTTCAGCGCCCTGGATCAGTGTTGGGAGCACAGTCCTCACAGCTAGCTGTGGTGGGGGGGTCCTACTCCAACATGCCCCCCATGATCATCCAGCAGCCTCAGGTGGTCTTCCTACAACCTGTGGTCTCCCACTGCACCACCTCCAACCCCAAGGAGGCCTCCTCTAAACACCGGCGCCCAAAAAAGTTTCTTCCCATCCTCAGGTCCTACCCCAAGATTGCCCCTCACCCTGGGGACAGCTCGAATTCCTCTGGGAGAGGAAGCTCTTGTTCTTCCTCCTCGGGGTCAGAGAGAGGTGGTTTGTCCTCCAGCCACCGGGAGCGCCATCACAACCACAGAGACAAACAGCagaagcagcagtctggtagttcTAGCTCTGGTTCTTCTGGTTCCAGCACCCTCAGTTTCCCTCCTCCAACtagctctctgtccccctctccccagCGCAGGCTCGCCCTCTCCTTCACAGACTCCAGTGCCTGTAGCAGCCCTGCTAGACCCTCCCCCGCCGTCAGTAGATCAGAGTACACCCCCGCCCCGTCCTTGACCGTAACCCCTTCTCACACCCTCAACTTTGAGCACCCTGAGAAACTCAAGtcccagcctctctccctcccaaaaCACGCCGCCACAACCGACAACGGCGATGGAGATGACCACGACATCAAGCGTAAGCGCTTCTGCAACACGTACAACATCCTGTCCAAGTCTGGCCTGCTGGACATCACCCTAAGAACCAAGGACCTGCTCCGTCAGAACCGCAGGACCCAGGGAGACCTGGACCGGCTCAAGGAGCACACCAACCTCTTCCTGCAGGCCCTGCAGACCGGAGACACCAGCATCTGGAGCAAGCTGCAAACCAGCCTCCAGGAAGAAGAGAAAGAGGCCGAAGAGAAAGGGAAGGGCAGTGGGCAGCAGAGCATCTTAAAGGCAGATACAGATTAG